The bacterium genome segment CCAGGAAAAAAGTGTCCGGCGTTATATTGAATTATTTGGAAATATATGGCCCCTGGAAAAGGTTAAAAATATTAATATCCCTGATATTACAAAATTAATATTGGTTGATACACGCCTGCCAAACCGGATAGGAAAGTTGAAAGATATTTTGAACAAAAAAAATCTTAAAATAATTATTTACGACCATCATCCGGAATTCCCGTATGATATTAAAAGTTTTCACGATTTTTCCAAAAATTACGGGGCTGCGGTGACTGTTCTTTTGGAAAAAATTAAATCCAAAAAGATAATTATCAGCCATCAGGAGGCAACTTTATTTTGCATGGGTTTGTATGAAGATACGGGTTCCCTGAGTTATCTGTCTACAACCGCTTTTGATATAAAAATGGCCGCGTGGCTCCTGGAAAAGGGTGCGGACCTCGGTGTAGTGTCTGATTTTATAAAATATGAACTGTCGGCGGAACAAAAATCGATACTGGACAAATTAAATTCTAATTTAAAAGAATTTAATATTAACGGGATTAATATTGTGGTTTCTTATGCCAAACTGAAAGATTATCTGGGAGATTTAGCTGTAATAACCCACCGTTTCAGGGATGTTAATAATTTAAATGTTGTTTTTAATCTTTTTGAGACAGAGGACAGGATTAACCTCCTGGCGCGCAGCCGGACTGAAATGGTGGACGTTAATAAGATTCTTTCAGTTTTTGGCGGCGCGGGCCATTCCCTGGCCGCGTTTGCCGCTGTCCGGAATCTTTCATTGAAAGAGGTCATCGATAAACTTATTTCTGAACTTGAAAAAAACATTAAACCTCTTTATTACGCGGGCGATATTATGAGTTCTCCCGTAATCAGCGTGTCGCCGGATATAAGTGTTTACGAATTAAAAAAAATGATGCTCAGGTTCAATCATACCGGTTTTCCTGTCGAAGAGGATGGAAAACTCGCGGGAATGATCATAAGGCAGGATATTGAAAAACTTATAAGCCATAAAATGGAAGACGAAAAAATAAGAAATTATATGTCTACAAATGTTGTTACTATTTCCAGAGATACCCCGATAGCTGAGATCAACAGGCTCCTGGTGGAAAGCAATATCGGCCGCCTCCCTGTAATTGAGAATGGAAAACTTGCGGGAATTGTCACAAGGACGGATTTAATTAAGATATTTCATTCGAGGCCCTTGCAAACGGACAAGGCTTATCACATGGATATAACCGCGGAAAAATCTTTGTTTGAAAAGCCGCTGAAGGTCTCTGAGGTAAGGTCACTGCTCCCCACGATTAATAATAAGCTCCCGGTGTGGATGAAAGAGCTTTTGAAAGACATAGGAAAACAAGGGCAGAGGTTTGGTTTTCCTGTATACGCGGTGGGGGGCTTTGTAAGAGATATTATACTTGGCCGGAAAAATTATGACCTTGATATCGTAGTGGAAGGGAACGGGATAGAATTTGCCCGCCGCCTGGCAAAGGAATTGAACGGGAAGGTAGTAGAACATAAAAAGTTCCAGACGGCAATTGTTACATTGCCGAATAAAATAAAAATTGATATTGCCACCGCCCGCACTGAATTTTATGAACACCCGGCCGCCCTGCCGAGCGTGGAAAAGAGTTTTATTAAATATGATTTATACAGGCGGGATTTCAGCCTTAATTCATTAGCTGTTAACCTTGTCCCTGAAAATTTCGGTAAGCTGCTGGATTATTTCGGCGGAAGAACGGATATCAAGAGGGGAATTATACGTGTCCTTTATAATTTAAGTTTTGTGGATGACCCAACCCGTATTTTGCGCGCGATAAGGTTTGAACAAAGGTATAATTTTGAAATTGATAAGCAGACGGAATACCTTTTGAAAAACGCTTTAAAACTCGGGATGCTTGATAAAACCGCGCCTGAGAGGCTGCGTGAAGAACTTATTTTAATATTGAGCGAGGATGACCCTCTTAAAGCGTTTATCCGGATGGAGTCCCTCGGGATTCTTTCCTGGATACATCATGATTTGAAGATTAACCGGCATGTAAAAAGAACTATGAAAGAAATCAGCGGAGTTTTGTCATGGTTCAGGTTGTCATTTTTAAAGGATTATGTTAATGTATGGATCATGTATCTTTTATCGCTTGTGGACCAGATGGACATTCCTGAAATGGAATCTCTGATAAAGAAATTTAAATTTTCAGCCGCGGAATCAAATATAATCCGGCAGGCGAAAATAAACCTGCCGGTTATTTATGATGAATTGAAACTAAAAAAGGACATGAAACCAAGCGCAATATATAAATCACTCTTTCCTTTGTCCCCGGAGGCGCTTTTGTATTTAATGGCCAATACCCAAAATGTTCTGGTTAAAAAAAGAGTGGCCCTTTTTTTAACAAATTACAGGCAGGAAAAAATACAGGTTAGCGGTAATGATTTGATAAAACTCGGCCTTGCTCCGTCGCCGGTATTTAAAGATATTCTTGACAAAATACTTGAAAAAAAACTGGATGGGGAAGTAAAATCGAAACGGGATGAGATGGAGCTTGCCAGGAAACTTGTAAAACGTGAAGGAACGTAAATCGTGAAGGATATAAAAATTTATGTAACAGATCACTGGTTCATTACGTTTCACGATTAACGATTTACGTTATTTAATATAGGAGAAACATGACACAGATCAGTGAACTGGCAATTTCATTGCCGGTACTTTTATTTGCGGTAATCGTGCATGAATGCGCTCATGGCTGGACCGCTGAAAAATTCGGGGACCCGACAGCAAGGATTATGGGAAGATTGACATTGAATCCCCTGCCCCATATAGACCCTATAGGCACGATTCTTTTACCCGTAATTTTGGCTATGGCTAATTTGCCTGTTATAGGCATGGCTAAACCGGTGCCTGTTAATTTTCAGAACCTGAGGAACCCAAAGAAAGATATTTTATGGGTCGGTATTTCAGGCCCGGTTGCTAATATCCTGATGGCTGTAATCTCGGGCCTGCTTTTAAAAATAAATTTTATCCTGGCAATTGCTCCGGTAAAATATATGCTGGCGCTCAGCGTCCAGCTAAATGTTATTCTCGCGGTCTTTAACATGACCCCGATTCCGCCTCTCGACGGGTCCCGTTTTGTATACAGCCTGCTCCCGGATAAACTGGCATATTATTACGGGAGCCTGGAACGATACGGAATTTTTATACTGCTGTTTTTAATGTATACCGGCATTTTAAATATTTTTATCGACCCGTTATTCCGGGCCGTCATGTTTATATTTCATTTTTTTGGTGTTTTATGACTAAAAATGAAGAGGTAATAAATGAAAAATAAAAGAATTTTGAGCGGAATGCGTCCAAGCGGTAAATTGCATTTAGGCCATCTCGCGGGAGCTTTGAAAAACTGGGTAAAATTTCAGGAAGAGGCTGAATGTTTTTACATGGTGGCTGACTGGCATGCGTTAACTACCGAATACCAGGACACAAAAGGGATTAAAGATAATATTAAATATATGGTGATTGACTGGCTGGCCGCAGGGATTGACCCTGGAAAGAGCGTTATTTTTGTCCAATCGCAAATAAGCGAGCACGCCGAGCTTCATTTGATTTTATCCATGTTTATAAGCGTTGCGCGGCTTGAGAGGGTACCTTCATACAAGGAGATCCAGCAGGAACTTTCAAATAAGGATCTTTCCACTTATGGTTTTCTCGGGTATCCTGTCTTGCAGGCGGGAGATATTCTTTTATATAAAACAAATTTTGTCCCGGTTGGCGAAGACCAATTGCCGCATATTGAATTAACGAGGGAGCTCGCGAAAAAAATTAACAGTTTATATAAAGATGTTTTTGTCCTGCCCAGGGGAATCCTGACGGAAACACCCCGCCTGCCCGGGCTTGACGGCCGCAAGATGAGCAAAAGCTATGACAATTCGATTTATTTGTCGGATAATGATGAAACAGTTTCAAAAAAGGTGATGTCGATGATAACGGACCCGCAGAGAATAAAAAGGCACGACCCTGGGCACCCGGATGTATGCATAGTCCACGCTTTCCATAAAATTTATAGTGTAAAGGAACTGGATAAAATAACCGAAAATTGTATTGGCGCGAAGATTGGATGTACTGATTGTAAAAGAGATCTTGCCCGGGAACTTATTGACTTACTTAAACCGATAAACGAGAAAAGGAAGGAACTTTTATCTCAAAAAGATCTGGTTGATATGATTCTGGAAGAAGGCAATGCAAAGGCAAGAAATATAGCGCAAAAAACATTGAAGGAAGTAAAGGAGGCAATAGGATTTTAATTATGAATTATCAAATAAAACTTGACAATTTTGAAGGCCCGATGGACCTGCTTTTGCATTTAATAAAAAGGGAGGAAATGGATATTTATGATATCCCTATTGCAAAAGTTACCAGGCAATACCTTGAATATATTGAACTTTTGGAAATTCTCGATTTATCATTGGCCTCTGATTTTATGTTGATGGCCGCTGTTTTGATACAGATTAAATCCAAAATGCTTCTGCCCATTGAAAATGTAAACCTGGAGGAAGAAATCGGGGATGACCCGAGAAAGGCCTTGGTCGCAAGTGTGATGGAATATAAAAAGTTCAAGGAGCTTGCAATGGAATTGGAAAAAAACAGGGCGCACCAGGAAGAAATTTTTACAAGATTGGTGCCTGAAATAAGCATAGAAGAAGAAAACGAATTCGTGGAAGCCACGCTTTTTGATCTTTTGTCCGCGTTTAAAGACGCAATAAAAAGTGTTGACGAAAAGGCTTTTCATGAGATAATAATTGAGGAATTTACCGTAGCTGATAAAATAAAAGAGATAAAAACCAGGCTTTACGCGGGTTCGGGTTTTTATTTCTCGGAAATTATGGAAGCTTGCAGGACAAAGCTTGAAGTTATTGTAACGTTTATCGCTATTCTTGAATTAATAAAACAGCAGGAAATCCAAATCAGGCAGCATGGGATTTTTGGCGAAATAAAGGTGTATCGGCTCGTGCCTCAGGATGAATTGAGTAGGGGCACGGCTTGCCGTGCCCTCGCATGAAAATATTTATTTATGGAAACGAAAGAGTTAAAAGCTATTATTGAATGCCTTCTTTTTGTGTCCCCCCAGCCTTTAGAATTAAAAAGACTTGAAGAGATTATTGGAGGAGTTGATACTCACACTATCAGGGTATTAATAAACCAGCTCCAGGATGAATATGGAAAGGAAGACAGGGGTATACAGATTGTGGAAATTGCCGGCGGTTACCGGATGAATACCCGGCGGGAATATGCTCCGTGGGTGAAAAGACTTTTTAACACAAAACTTCATTTCCGTTTGTCCCGTTCCGCGCTTGAAACATTATCCATAATCGCGTATAAACAGCCGATTATGCGGGTGGAGATTGAAGCGATTAGAGGTGTTAATGTGGAATGGGCTTTGCATACATTATTGGAAAAAAACCTGATTAAGATTACAGGCCGTTCAGACCAGCCGGGCCGCCCGCTTCAATACGGCACAACAGATGAATTTATGGTTTATTTCGGACTTAAAGATTTGTCGGAGCTTCCGCAGTTGAAAGAATTTAAAGATGTTATCCAGGCAGAAGAAGTTTTAACAAGGATAAGTGAACCCACGGGGGAAAAAATTAATGAATAAGAAAGATATATATAATTCTTGACAGTATATCGAAAAACGATATAATAAAAAGGTGCCTCAGGGTGAGGGGCCGAAATTCCCCGACCCCTCAAATAAATAAGGGGAAAATAAAAATGTCCGGGATAAAAGCTTTATTCTCAAAAAACATTTTATTTGTTTCCCTTTTTTTATTTATCTCCATCGATTCAAATTATACAGAGGCTGGTGAAAAGATAGAATATATGAATCCTCCTGCCGATTGCGGAGCAAATTGGACGGAGGATATTAACGAATGCAAGAGATGTCATAGTCAGGACATTAAGATGAGTGATGCCAATTCCCTGAGTTTTGACACGGCAACTGATGAATGCGGAGGTAATCCTCCTTATGAAGGCCCCATGCAGATGGAGACCACATCAGACGGGAAACTCGTAGTTACACATCCAGATACAACCGCAACAGTCGGGACTAATCAATGTTTTGGGAATACATTAAAAATAAACGGTTATGCGATTGCCTATTATTATTATGAAGACGGCGTTGTAAAATATGAAGACTGGTGGCCGGATGCCGATACCACTTATACCCGCAGGCATTTTTATCCGGCAGACGGGATACATAATTATAAAGTTCGTGTAATATACTGCAGCAGCGGAGCGCCGTCATGCGGGGTCGGCTGGATCAGGATTACTAAAGAGTGGGCGGTCAATATAGAAAAAAGAGAAGAGCCGGAACAGGTAAAGATCCCCCTTGGCAAAGAAATTACTGTTACAGATAATGATAAAATATATCGTATTTATATCCCCAGCAGTTCAGGCGGAATATTCACAATAGAAACCAATAATGAGACAATAGAACTTTATTATCCTGATATTTTCACAAAAATAGCAGGCCCTGATGTCAGTATTACATATTCTATTCCTTTTGAAGATGCTGACGGTAATCCCATTGATAAACATGGCTGGTATTATGTAAAGCACAATGATACAGGTACGGCAGTTGTTTCCGGTTTTGCTCTTTCCAATACAATTATCTCTAACACCTTTAAAGAAATTGGGGAAGCCAGTTACAGACCGTGGAATTTCTGGTATTATCCTTTGCAGAATCAATCTGATCCTGCAAGAAATCTTTATGGAGAGGGCGGGACTTTAACCAAATACGATGCCGCTTTTGCCGCAAAGGCAAGAGAATATGAACTGCTGAAAAATTCTAATGGCGGAGAATCTTGGGTAGGGCATTGCTGGGGAGCAACTATTTCTTCAATTCTTCTAAGTCAACCGCAGCCAATTTACTATAACGGGCAAAATTTTTCTCAAGATGAGATAGAAGGATTAGTAATGAAGTTGGGAGATACAAATGCAGATTTCCAGGTTCTAATAGACAATATTCCGGCAATTAAACCACAAGTCGGAAAAGATGATACAGATAAATTTGCCGATAAGTTTCATGCTGGGTTAGTAGAACATATTCGAAAAAAAAGAGAATCACTTCAAAGTAATCTTAGAGATCCTAAAGGTCTGGATAGTACACAGGTTTGGAATCATGCAATATACAAATATATCTCAGTAATGAAGGAAGCTGAAGAAGGCAAGGAAGACATTATAAAGATTACTACTACTATATATGCCAATGCCGATATTCCTCCCCCCAGTGATGATAATACCATATATAGAGAAGAAACTTTTGTTTATAAATTGAAATATAAATCCAAAGGAATATTAGAGGATAATTTTCCTGAACAGGATTGGATTATTGCTGCCGGATTTGCGCCCAAAAGCTTGCGTTTTATAAAAAGTAGTCCGTTTGATGGCCGGTGGGGGGTTGCTCCTAACCCTTATGTAAAGAAAGAAAATGTGGAAAAATTAGGAGTAGATTTTTCAAAATCCCCATAGTAAATTACAAGTGAGGCAAAAATGTTTAAAAGAATATTTCCCTTATATTATCTTTTGATTTTAATATTAATAATTTCTATTTTACCCGCATATAGTCAGGCCGCAATAAACCCGGATTTTACCCCTCAATGGCAAATAGGTGATTCCTGGGATATAGTAATGCGAGGAATTCAAACAGCTGAACTTGGCACTTTAAATGGTGATGTCGAAAGACCTGGTGATCCTTTTTCCATTCATTTTAGAGTTATTGATCTTAAAGAAGTAGAAGAAGATATGTGTTATGTTGTAGAAATGACTGAGGAAGGAATGGAAAATGAAGAGGCCTTGCAGCTATATGTTCGTAAAGATGATTTTACTTTGAAGAAGGTCAGAGAGATTACAAAAGATAGAATGGGTGAAATACATAAGACAGATAAATATAATGAAAGCGGACATGATTTTATAATGTTTACTATGTTTTCCATGCCTTTTTTTATAAACATCCCTTGTGATTTCCCTAATTTTCCTGCAACAAATGATAGTGAAAAACGCACTATTCAGTTGCCTGATTCTGCCCGGTTTATAACGCAAAAGGTAACTTTTGCCGATGCAAATACTGTGGAAATAGAATTATCAACCGAAAATAACGGCGGGCTTCTCAAAACCATTCAAATCTGGGAACGAGGTAAACCATGGTGGTCATCTATAAAAAGGACTTTTACCTATAAAGATACAACAAAGCCGGGGCAGCCGGAAGTGACAAAAATAGAAAACGATAATATATTGGCAGGAACCGATTTGATTCCTCCAGTATTAAATCTGACCGTTACTCCAACTGTTTTGTGGCCGCCGAACCACGAAATGGTGGAAATTACTCCTGAAATAACTGTTTCTGATAACTATGACCGTTTTCCTGAAATAAAAATTCTTTCTGTGGAAAGTAACGAGCCTGACGATGCCTTTGGTGAAGGAGACGGACATACTACACAGGATATACAAATTACTAAAGTATGGGACAATGTTAAACGTAAAGAAATTGAAAAAATATTTCTGCGTGCCGAAAGAGAAGGGAAAGGAAATGGCCGTATTTATACCATTACCTATGTTGCTACGGATTTTTCAGGCAATTCTTCAACTGTGAGTGTAAGAGTAACCGTGGCGCATGATATTGGGGAGGAAGACAGCAAGTAATTTATAATAGATAGGGTGTTTTATTGGGTTATGAGCAGAATAAAAAAATAAGAATTTTTAGTCAATATTGTGATAAAATATTGACATAGTCCTTAAAGGGAGGGGAATGATAATAAGCGCTTTAAATGGTAATCAAATATAATCTTTACCCCGTTAGAGAAAGCCACCGACTTTAGTCGGTGGTCTACCGATTTCCAAGCTGACGGTGGTTTTTCTCCTGAGGCGAATCCGCCTTTGGCGGAAATGCCACCGTCAGCGCAAACCGTTAGAGGACAAAGTTCTCTAATGGGGTTTACCATACAGAGTGTTTTTTTGTATATGCTAAATTACTAATTACACAAAATTTTAGTATTACAAAATTTTCAGGGGGAGGGTGGACGAATGCACAGGAGAGTAGTGATAACTGGAGTGGGTGTTATTTCTCCTTGCGGTACAGGCAAAAAAGATTTCTGGGCGAATGTAAAAGCGGGAAAGTCGGGGATAAATGAAATAACACGTTTTGACACGAGAGATTTCCCCACAAAAGTTGCGGGAGAAGTAAAAAATTTTGATTCCAAGTGGTATATGGAACCCAAAGCGGTATTAAGAACCGACCTTGCGACACAATTTGCGGTCAATGCGGCATGTATGGCCGCGGAAGATTCAGGAATTTATCATAACGGCCTGGATCCTGAACGGTTTGGCGTGTCCGTGGGAACGACATTGGGCGGTTTGATTTTTGCACTGGAACAACATGGTATTTTAATGGAAAAAGGCGCGTCAAGAATGAATCCTTTTACCGCATCAGCCGCATTCCCGAACGCGGCATCAAGCCAGATATCAATACATCTAAGGGCAAAAGGCCCGAGTTACACTATTTCAAACGCATGCACCTCTTCTTTCGACGCTATAGGTTTTGCTTATTACATGATCCGGAGCGGGATGATGGATGTCATGGTTTCAGGCGGAGCGGATGCGCCGCTCTATCCCACAATTTTCAGCGCGTTTTGCCTTTCGCGCATTATGTCGCAAAAGATGAATGGAACGCCCAAGCCTTTTGATATTAACAGGGACGGGATTATTTTAGGTGAAGGCTCCGGGATGTTGATTTTGGAAGATTTAGGGCATGCAATTCACCGTGACGCGAAGATTTACGCGGAAATACTCGGATATGCCTCAGCCTGTGACGCTTATCATATGACATCATATGAACCTACCGGAAACGGCGCGTTTCGCGCGGTAAAAGGGGTCCTCGAGGAATCGAGAATTTTGCCCGACGAGATAGAATTTATCCAGGCATACGCAAATGCGACATTGGTAAATGATATAGCTGAAACAATTATTATCAAAAAGACATTTAATGACTACGCGTATAAAATACCGATAACAAGCCTTAAATCGTTATTCGGACATGTCCAGAGCGCGTCAGGAGCGATAGAATTAATCGCGTCACTGGGCGCTATGGAAGACAGCGTTATTCCCCCGACAATTAATTATGAGACCCCTGATCCTGACTGTGATTTAAATTATGTTGTAAATACCTCAATAAAAAAATCATTCCGCCTTATGCTTGCGAATTGTTTCGGGTTCGGCGGCAAAAACTCCGCACTGGTTTTAAAAAAATTTGAAGAAAAATTTATCTGCGCTTTTATTCTGGAAATCCTGGAAATATTAAAAATGTTCGCCCCTGTGTTTCACAATGGTTAAAAAAATGTTTATTTTACCGATATATACAAAATAACATATTAATAGGAGGGGGTAGATGACAAGAAAAATATTTTTAGCAGTTTTGTTTTTCACCGCGGCAATTTCAAATTCCATTTTCGCGGGCGGGATTGAAGTCAGGGAAATCGGCGCGAAAGCCAATGCGATGGGAGGCGCGTTCCGCGCCCTGGCTGATGACGGGACTGCGGTTTTTTGGAACCCGGCTGGTTTGACGCAGATAAAGAACCAGAATTTTTCTTTTGACGCACCGGTTATCCAGACCAGGGCTAAGATCAGCCAGAATTTTTATGGGCCGGGCGTTATTGGCGGTTATGAGACCGGCGAGGTTAACCAGAAAAAGACATGGGCGCTCGTTCCCGTATTGGCCTATGCCTGTGATTTGCAGAAAGAAAAACTTAAGTTTGGACTGGCGGTATATACCCAGCATGGTTTAGGGATGGAATATGACTTTTTTTCAAGCCCCGATTACCCGGCTTATCCTGAAATCGATTGGAAAGGGAAGGCCGCTTTTACATCTGTTCATCCTGCGATAGCGGGGCAGGTTAATGACAGGGTAAGTATAGGAATTGGTGTTTTTGCCACAAGGGGAGATCTGGAAGAAAGAGGTGTTTTGGTTGCCCCGGGGGCAGCGGTTAACCCTGCCCTTGCAGGTTTGAATATTCCTATTGATAAGCATTTGAAAGGAGACGGCTGGGGATATGGCGGGAATGCCGGGGTTTTATGCAAAGTGAACAAAGAATTTAACTGCGGATTGACCTATCGTTCTTCCACAAGAGTCGAGGTCAGCGGCGATTCGGATGTCAGCGCTTACGGCCCCGCGAGTTTAGGTTTGGGGCTTCTCAAATCTGAAACAGCACCCTCATCTGTTGAAATAACTTTGCCGGCTAATGTAGGGTTTGGGTTGGTATATAAACCCCAGGAAAAACTTACACTTTCAACTGACATTGATTGGACCGAATGGTCCAGTTTTTCGAGTTTTGAAGTTACAAATACAGTAGATACAACCAACGCGTTAATAACTTCAAAAAGCAATTTGGTCTTTGAGTGGAAAAATATAGTCCGGTATAGTTTCGGCCTGAAATATAATTTGGAAAAAAACTGGAATATCTATGGAGGATATTACATCGATCCAAGTCCGATTCCTGATAGAACTTTAACACCCCTGATTCCAGACAGCGGGAATAAACAAAGTTTTAGAGCCGCTTTCGGGTATGAAAGTGAAAAATACGAACTTATTTTAGGATACGAATATTTGACCACTAAAAGCAGGACAGTCAATGGTTCTCCCGTAGATGCAGATGGAGATACTGTTCCTGATAATTTGCCGGGGAATTATACCTTAAAGGTAACCACAGTCAGGTTAGGCGGCAGTATTCTGTTTTAATTGATATAATTCATTTTGCGTGCCGGGAATAGGTTAGAGGGTAAAAGTGAAGGAGTATACAGCTTAGATGAAATTCGCGTTATTACAGCTTAATTTTATTGTGGGAGATATAGAAGGTAATGCCGGGAAAATAATTAATGCTGTCAGGCCATTAAAAAATGAAGACGTTGATCTGTGTGTAACTTCAGAATTGGCAATTTCAGGATACCCTCCAAGGGATTTACTGCTGAACCGGTTTTTTATTGAAAAGGCGTATCAAAAGCTTGAAGAAATTGCTAAAACTTTGACAGGCTGCCCGCCGCTTTTGATAGGTGTTGCGGAAAAAAATATATCAGGCAGGGGCAGGCCGCTTTATAATTCGGCGGTAATTTTGGGCCAGGGGAAAATAGCCGGCAGGTTTCATAAAGTGCTTTTGCCGACATACGATGTGTTTGATGAAGACAGGTATTTTGAACCGTCAACGCAGCCCCAGATTTTCAATATAAAAAACAACAAAGTCGGGATAACCATTTGTGAAGACATCTGGAATGATAAGGATTTTTGGAAGACACACAGGTACAGTTTTGATCCTATCCAGGATTTAGTTTCTAAAAATATAGATTGTGTGGTGAATTTATCAGCTTCGCCTTTTACAATCGGGAAACAAAAAATCCGCGAATCAATGCTTGCAAGCATTTCTAAAAAATATAAAATCCCATTTTTATACGTAAATCAAACAGGCGGCAATGATGATCTTATTTTTGACGGGAGAAGCTGTGCCTTCAATAGTGAAGGCAGGTTAATAGCCCGGGGTAAGGCGTTTTTGGAAGATATTGTGGTTGTGGATACAAAGACGGGTGAAGGATTTGTTAATAAAGACGATTTCACCGAGGAATCAGAATTGTGGAATGCGCTGGTCATGGGGACCCGCGATTATATCTTTAAATGCGGTTTTAAAAAAGCGATACTTGGACTGTCCGGCGGGATTGATTCAAGTGTAACGGCTTTAATTGCCGCGGAAGCAATCGGGAAAGAAAATGTAACCGGAATTCTCATGCCATCCCCCTATTCAAGCAGGGGGAGTATAGATGATTCATTGGAATTGGCCAAAAAAATTGGAATAAAAACATTAACAATACCAATAAACAATATCATGATTTCTTTTGAGAACAGTTTGGAAAAAGTGTTCCAGGGGTATCCGAAGGACATAACTGAGGAAAATATCCAGTCCCGGATCAGGGGGAATTTATTGATGGCTGTTTCCAATAAATACGGCGCAATGCTTTTAACGACGGGAAATAAGTCGGAACTCGCGGTCGGATATTGCACAATATACGGTGATATGTCGGGAGGACTTGCGGTAATCGCGGACGTGCCAAAGACTATGATATACCGGTTGACCGACTGGCTGAACAAGACAAGAGGGGATTTAATACCAAAACAAATTATATATAAGGCCCCGTCAGCGGAATTAAGGCCGGACCAGACCGACCAGGATAGTTTGCCGCCGTATAATGTGCTCGATGCGATTTTATACAGGCATATTGAGCTTTATAAATCGGAAGAAGAAATTGTTTCGGACGGGTTTGACAGGGAAATCGTGAAAAAAGTTTTAGACCTGGCCGGGAAGGCTGAGTTTAAAAGAAAACAGGCGCCTCCAGGCCTAAAAGTGACGGACCGGGCGTTTGGAACGGGCTGGAGAATGCCGATAGCGGCAAAAATAAATTTTTAAAAACAGGGTATAATAAACTCCTCCCAACCTCCTCTTTTCACGAAGTGATCACTCTGTGAAAAGAGGAGGAGTAAGAGAAGAAGGGTGTCCACTAGTTTTCCCTCTTTTTTCTCGCGAAGCGATCACTTCGTGAAAAGAGGGGTAAGGGGAGTTCGGATTTATTATTTTAAAATGAGGGATAATAAATTATGAAAACCCGAATGGGGAGAGAGTTTTGTGGATAAAATGGAAATTGGCAAAAATAATTATGCTTTTATCGATAGTCAGAATTTGAATTTAGCTGTTCGTTCGCAAGGATGGACACTTGATTTTAAACGATTTAGGCAATATTTAAAGGATAAATACAATGTAACCAAAGCATTTCTTTTTATTGGGTATGTTAACACAAATCAGGAGTTTGTATATTTCATTACAAGAGGATGGTTATATTCTGGTTTTTAAACCTACTTTTATATTTACCGAATAAAAAAGTTAAAGGCAACGTTGATGCCGAATTA includes the following:
- the trpS gene encoding tryptophan--tRNA ligase; translated protein: MKNKRILSGMRPSGKLHLGHLAGALKNWVKFQEEAECFYMVADWHALTTEYQDTKGIKDNIKYMVIDWLAAGIDPGKSVIFVQSQISEHAELHLILSMFISVARLERVPSYKEIQQELSNKDLSTYGFLGYPVLQAGDILLYKTNFVPVGEDQLPHIELTRELAKKINSLYKDVFVLPRGILTETPRLPGLDGRKMSKSYDNSIYLSDNDETVSKKVMSMITDPQRIKRHDPGHPDVCIVHAFHKIYSVKELDKITENCIGAKIGCTDCKRDLARELIDLLKPINEKRKELLSQKDLVDMILEEGNAKARNIAQKTLKEVKEAIGF
- the scpB gene encoding SMC-Scp complex subunit ScpB yields the protein METKELKAIIECLLFVSPQPLELKRLEEIIGGVDTHTIRVLINQLQDEYGKEDRGIQIVEIAGGYRMNTRREYAPWVKRLFNTKLHFRLSRSALETLSIIAYKQPIMRVEIEAIRGVNVEWALHTLLEKNLIKITGRSDQPGRPLQYGTTDEFMVYFGLKDLSELPQLKEFKDVIQAEEVLTRISEPTGEKINE
- a CDS encoding segregation/condensation protein A, translating into MNYQIKLDNFEGPMDLLLHLIKREEMDIYDIPIAKVTRQYLEYIELLEILDLSLASDFMLMAAVLIQIKSKMLLPIENVNLEEEIGDDPRKALVASVMEYKKFKELAMELEKNRAHQEEIFTRLVPEISIEEENEFVEATLFDLLSAFKDAIKSVDEKAFHEIIIEEFTVADKIKEIKTRLYAGSGFYFSEIMEACRTKLEVIVTFIAILELIKQQEIQIRQHGIFGEIKVYRLVPQDELSRGTACRALA
- a CDS encoding CBS domain-containing protein, yielding MEVITTHDNVDFDGFASIIAASKLFPKARLAFPNSQEKSVRRYIELFGNIWPLEKVKNINIPDITKLILVDTRLPNRIGKLKDILNKKNLKIIIYDHHPEFPYDIKSFHDFSKNYGAAVTVLLEKIKSKKIIISHQEATLFCMGLYEDTGSLSYLSTTAFDIKMAAWLLEKGADLGVVSDFIKYELSAEQKSILDKLNSNLKEFNINGINIVVSYAKLKDYLGDLAVITHRFRDVNNLNVVFNLFETEDRINLLARSRTEMVDVNKILSVFGGAGHSLAAFAAVRNLSLKEVIDKLISELEKNIKPLYYAGDIMSSPVISVSPDISVYELKKMMLRFNHTGFPVEEDGKLAGMIIRQDIEKLISHKMEDEKIRNYMSTNVVTISRDTPIAEINRLLVESNIGRLPVIENGKLAGIVTRTDLIKIFHSRPLQTDKAYHMDITAEKSLFEKPLKVSEVRSLLPTINNKLPVWMKELLKDIGKQGQRFGFPVYAVGGFVRDIILGRKNYDLDIVVEGNGIEFARRLAKELNGKVVEHKKFQTAIVTLPNKIKIDIATARTEFYEHPAALPSVEKSFIKYDLYRRDFSLNSLAVNLVPENFGKLLDYFGGRTDIKRGIIRVLYNLSFVDDPTRILRAIRFEQRYNFEIDKQTEYLLKNALKLGMLDKTAPERLREELILILSEDDPLKAFIRMESLGILSWIHHDLKINRHVKRTMKEISGVLSWFRLSFLKDYVNVWIMYLLSLVDQMDIPEMESLIKKFKFSAAESNIIRQAKINLPVIYDELKLKKDMKPSAIYKSLFPLSPEALLYLMANTQNVLVKKRVALFLTNYRQEKIQVSGNDLIKLGLAPSPVFKDILDKILEKKLDGEVKSKRDEMELARKLVKREGT
- a CDS encoding site-2 protease family protein; this encodes MTQISELAISLPVLLFAVIVHECAHGWTAEKFGDPTARIMGRLTLNPLPHIDPIGTILLPVILAMANLPVIGMAKPVPVNFQNLRNPKKDILWVGISGPVANILMAVISGLLLKINFILAIAPVKYMLALSVQLNVILAVFNMTPIPPLDGSRFVYSLLPDKLAYYYGSLERYGIFILLFLMYTGILNIFIDPLFRAVMFIFHFFGVL